GTTCCTCATCTTTGACTGGGCAGCGGGCTGGGGTGACCCTGGGGAGACCAGCTGCCGCCAATGCAGCTCGAGAGCGCAGCCGAGTACAGACCCTCCGCCATGCTTTCCTGGAGCTGCAGCGAACCTTACCCTCTGTGCCGCCTGACACCAAGCTCTCCAAACTGGATGTGCTGCTCTTGGCCACTACCTACATCGCTCACCTCACCCGCAGCCTGCAGGATGAAGAAGAGCTGCCTGGAGAGAGCCTGAGCACGCTGAGAGGAGATGGCTACCTGCATCCCGTTAAGGTAAGctgtgaagaaggaagcaaggtgGGAGCTCTTATAAGGTCACATCAAGTAAGAATAAGAAAGCTTTACAGAGAGTTCTTCATTGGGAAATCCAAGCACAGCTATGCTCAGCTGTGTACCGATCAAGATTACTAAACATGCAGATTTCATATGTCAGCCCTCATCCTATTCCATGGCCAAATGATCTTTTCATTCCTTGCTTATCTGTTTCTGCTCATCAGCCCTTCTTGCTTTCTGAGCAGCCAAGTGCATGCAACCTATGACTGTGTTTTTGGTTACATGGGCAAGGCTGATGTCGAGAGAACACTTGTAAATTCCACTGAAATGCAGTAATAAATATTGTACTGCATTGCATCATCCTTTCTACCAGTGCCCTGTATCTTCATTACTGTAAGAGTCTGAATTAAGGCCATTTACCAGCAGCTGAGTCAAGATGAGACcatgaccaattttgcactaggcttgttctgggtggagagcccttttgctcccattGCTTCTCTTggctttcacacaagctgccctggagctgcaagttggcaggccacttttccgcagcaagaGAGATCCTCCTAAAGGATACCAGGAACTGAAGTGTAAAAGCTGTCAGAGGCAGCTCTGCATTTCCTTAGAAAGAGCAGATTTGCAGCCTAGAGTTGCTATTAGATCTGTGTTCATAATTGGAGAAGCTGCTCTGGGGCAAACAACTTCAGGTGGGTTTATTAGCTGCTGCTTTTCCTGAAAGAGCTGGATGATACCAGATTATGGTTATCTATGGTCTGATCACATCCAGATTAGACTATGGCAACATGCTCTATGTAAAACTGCTTTCGAAAATGGGAAACTTCAATCaatccagaatgcagctgtgaGAATGAGCTGTGGTTTATTGGGAGTGTATCTCCTCTGTTCTAGAAGAACTTCACTGGCTCCCAATTCATTTCTAGTTACAATTCAAAGTGTTGGCTCTTACCTAAGCAGTAGGGGACCAGGGAATCTGAAAGAATGCCTGACAAAGGAGGAACATCCCTTACATTGCCATGAACCTTCTGCACAGGAGCAAATCAAACCAAGCTCCAATGTAGCTGGGAGTGCTGCAGCAGTTGCTTGGCTCACTCATGGTAGGATTCAGTTTGCCTGCCTTCTGCTTTTCCAGCACTGTGGCCACCTGAGTCTTAGCTGAGCATCTCTTGAAGGGAAGTGCTGCAGAGGCTAGTCAGCTAGATGgaaagagatcttgaggtcaGATTCAAGATTTTGGTAATGACCTTCAAGttcttgagtggtctgggactgatgtatctacgagaccgcctcctccactatgtccctggaagggtttTACGCTCCACTGgttgaaatctgctggtgatcctcagccctaaagaggtctggctgtcctcaacaagggccaggactttttcagtcaagacattagggccctgtgggatcttttacagttctgcagggcttgtaaggcagagatgttcctccaaGCCCTTGCATAAGGACAGCAGcggttgccatgctggcaccttctTTTCCCCACCCTTGCTTGAGGAAATCCCCCCACCCTGATGTAATGACTGGAAACTGAAATTGAACATTAGCACTTTAAATTAGATGCCATCGGGGTTTATCATTTCTTTTTAATCTATGATTTTATTGATATCAATATATcaatatatctatctatatctatctatctatctatctatctatctatctatctatctatctatctatctatctatctatctatctatctatctatctatctatctatctatctttatgtTGTATATCACCCAGAGTCTGGCGCTGGCTGGAATGGGGCGATTCAttgagttaaataaataaataaatcaaaatctGCTTCTGAGAATTTTAACCTTGCAGTCTGCCATGGCTGCCTGGTTCCCTATGAACCCAGCTGGTTGCTGTGATCATCAGTGGAGAACCTGTCTTGTGAGCCCCTGCAAGCAGGTAACTTCCAAAGATGAGGGCTTTACTCTTGAAGTGTGTCACACTCCTGTTGTAAACCCCTCCCTGCACCTGTTTGTCTGCTGCCTGTTCTCCTGAGTTTCAGATACCAGGTGATGATTGTTTTATTTTTCCTGTTATTTAGTGAGAGTTGGGTTTTTATGGCATGATATTTTGATTTGCCCTGACGTCAATGGCCCAcgcaagcccagtctcattagaGCTCAGACACTAAGTAGGAGTtggttgaatgaatgaatgaatgaatttatttataatggtcatagaccagcaaacaattaataaaagtccaattcataaccaataaaaggtgatataaatatacaataattattatacactaaaatatgatacaacctaaaatatacataaaatacgaatacagactttaagacgctgaagatgtaaaattagtgttaaaaccaaggataaactaaaaaccctgtctagaaCTCTTTGTTTATTCgcttaataaataaattgtttattcactgcctgtcagcatttaaagcagtaaaatcatacaaaattaaaactgattgaccataaaatcatacatagaaGGCATAAcatactgttataaaactacaaatataacaaaacatggcagttactacagcaaacagattgggAAAGGTGTTTAGCAatttcctgactgaatcattagagttttccttattcttgtggtaagccagccaaattttgctaatgtatgtaacctcagggttcctatccctaagaagattcttaaggagttgcaatttttggctgctggtaaaaggtatggctgtggaaaatggaagtacttctcgatGGTCATTATAaacctcacagtcaaatatgacatggactagagattcgatactatcattgcagcagggacataatcgttcttggaacggcatctttttgtatctcccctccaccaccgctgaggggagaacgtcccacctcataagagtaaatGTTCTCCTATATTCATTGTTTGTTAAGCTACTCCTAAAAAAGTAGGAGTTGGTTATGGGCAGTATTTGGATGTGAGACGATCAAAGAAGTCCAGGTTCAGAACGCAGAGGCAGAGAAATGGCAAACTGCttgtttgtctcttgtcttgaaaacccaccataagttggctgcaacttggcagAACTTTCCACTGTCATTTTGgtttaatgttgttagctgctGTTTTACAATCCTTATGTGGATGATCTTAGTattagttttaatttttaattttaattgtaccTTGGGAATTGAGAGGCAGCACAAAAAtctaaatgaattttaaaaagtaaattatctGATGAGCAGGCTGGTGAATTATTCTTTTTCATCCCATCTGGCAATGTGTGATGTGTCTCACTCCTCCAATGCGTCTCACTTCTCCATGACTGTTTAGTCATGAATCGCCATGCTGTTTTGATGAGGATCTATATTGTCCCCATGTTTTATTTTCTTAATGTTGTTCGTGGCAGTGTTTTTCACTTCAAGTACAAGAACAGTGCCAGGCTATCCCATGTGGTCTGATTAAAAAAACACTATGGAGGTGTTACAAGGCTATTGTTCGTTTAAAGTTTCCCTCTTATTTTTATCGCCAGAAAGAAGACACCAAAAACCATGATCTATACAGGGGGTGAGGGGGAGAAAAATAGTTAGTTGAATATACATACACGTTTTTATCAGTTGAGCCCATCACAATGACATCCAAAATAGCCACATACAAATTCTTATATCTAAATATATGACAATATCCCACCATTTGCATTTTCTTCCAGTTTTACTTCATTCCAGTAAACAATGAAAGGTCTCCAATCCATCTCGTGAGTATGCAGCATTCAGGATCAAGTTCACAGAAATAAGGACTGTGGAATTGCCGTGGGGGAATATGACACTATATTATTGCTTTGTGGAATTATAATTCTTATTCCACTTCCTTCTGATAATGGAAGACTAACCCTTCAGCGATCCTAATAGGCATTACTGTAAAAAGGAAGCAAGCCATCTGGAGATATGTAGAACAAAAAAAATTCTAACTTTGATTATTTGCTGATGGGGTCTGAAGTGGCTGAGACTGAGATGgaaagagatcttgaggtcaGTTAAAATATTTACTTGTATCCATCGGTGGCCATACAACTGACATGGTGACTAAAAGAACTTCCTCATTCTGAAGCAGTAAACCTTAGAGAATACCAGTGATAGaatggaggcaacatcagggaaagcttCTATGCCAGTTGTTGGTTCTCCATgacaactggttgaccactgtgtgaaataaAATGCTGGACTTGGACCACCAGTCTATtctagcagggctcttgtgttcttatgagcaGTTATCACTTGAGATACATGCAGCCTGGTACTctacatatttatatatattgCTTTCTACTAActgtgtttagaattgcacttttAAATCTCTTTCTATGCCTGTTATTTGATTGTTAAACCTATAATTACCAAAGTGTTTATTCAATTTAAAATTAGCCTTCTGCTGCTTCTTGTCGTGCATTAACAATTACATTTGTACAAAAAGTGTGTGCAGGAGCTTCAGTGTTGCTTTAATCATCATGTATAAACAATCCCCCCCTTTCTCAGTTTACTGTTGTCTAAATATTCTGGCTTCAGTGATATTCTCATTGTATAGGTCAGCAGTTTGTGGATGATCCTGCTttgtttcaaattagattttgaTTTTTCCCTTTATCTTACTTCTGACTGGTTATTCTTTTACCTGATCACAAACTGTTTTGCAGAGATGTGTGGAATATGAACTTGTAAATCATAAGAATAGTTATAAATTACATATTATAAGTGATAGCATAAGATATCAATAGGGATTTAAAAAGACCCAGCACAATAGTAGAAAAAGGTTATATTAAAACTGACCCTCTATTATCCACTGTCTAGCCCTGGTAAGATTTCTCCTTCTCCTACCACATTTTGTGTATGTGATCTCTGAATTGTTGCATTAATTTAGATCATGATGCATAAGCAACACTAACCTATTGTGCATACCTTGTTTATTTTTTCTATAGAAATGGCCAATGCGATCAAGGTTGTACATTGGAGCCACAGGACAGTTTTTGAATCATCCCATGCAAACAGATAATGCCAACCAAGGAGAAACATCAGCAAATTCACAAATCTAACCTCCATTTCTCTTTTGAATACTGTTGTATTTATTATGTCAGATATATTTAAATTAAAGTGCATCTTCCCACCAACTGCAATTTTTTTCAAAGATAGATAGGACTGACAACATCTGAAGTAAGAGGTCATACTGAAATATAGGGATGGTTAACACATGTGCTTTATTTATGAACAAAGATGATTTCCTTATATGAGCAGCATAACATGCAAACTATAAAGATAACAACTTCCACAGTCAGTGAGACGGCCAAATATAATTTTTATCTTGGAAATATTGACTCACTGGAGATCCATGAGCTTTCAAGTAATGTTATGCTATGTGTGCAAATAATTCAATTCTATTTGTGAGGAAGTGAATATCATATGAACTGGAACCTTTACAAATCAACATAATGTACAGTGTACATCCATTTAAATCAATGAGGAGTTTTGCCATGAATTTCTGTGAAATGTGGACTTCATCCCATGATGGTTATCTCAGTTCTGAACACACACATCACGAACCACAGATGCACATTTTAGCTTTGTTTgaagaacagaagagccctgctggatcacaacATCTATCtcctgtttccaacagtggcTACCCAGATGCCTCCCAAAGAACATCAATAGGGTGTTAACTTTCCCCAGTATCTTGTCTTCAAAGAGACGTcataactcagtggtagagcatctgcttggcatgcagaagatccgaTGTTAAATCCCCATTATCTCCAGTAACGATCAGGGTTAGGGgttagtaagtgatgtgaaagacctctgcctgatatCCTGGAGACCGactgcctgagtagacaatattgaccttcaaattctttttgtctttgtgtgtgtgtgcatgcatgtatgagtgtgtgtgtgtgtgcacctggaagtcatggcaacctgtGGTGACTGcctcctactgggggcctggagaatattcagggaggtggctgaataaaaccttttcccacctcccaactcctggtattccaaggaagtctcacatccaagtactggccagaattgaccctgcttagcttctgagatctgacaagactgggcttagCTATCCCAGTCAAggccagacaatactgactgatggactgATGATCTGATCCAgtttaagacagcttcatgtgttcatgtgagatAACTGCCAGTGAACATGGAGGTTTTGCTTTGCTATTGTGCCTAATTAATAAACTTGCTTTCCATGAATGCTCAGGATGCACCAGTTTCTAAAAATGTCAGCAGGATTTGGCTGGTCATAATGAAGAGTAGATCAAAGAAATAGCACAACTCTGGATCTGTACATATGTGGACCTTGCATATCTGACTTTATAACACAGTTTAAATGTGTAGTATTAGCATCAGTGCaataaaatctaatttgaaaatATAGAAACATTTCCCCAAACAGTGTCCATATGAAATATACAAATTTTCTACTCTCCATACTCCCacatacaaatctaataaatttTGGCTCAGATTTATCTTGTGCAATCTTAAATTTATCAACATCTCTCTGATGATGTGAATATGTGTTCGTAATAAGTGAAAGGTTTACTGTAAAACTACCATTGttatatataaataatataagcaGCTCCAACCTTTGTAGATTGACTCTATCAGTAATATATGTTTATAATGTAATGATTGTTAGCACTTTGATTTATTATTGTGTTATGGCTTGAAATGTTGTTGTACAGCTTGAAATGTAGTAAGTGTTTGATGAGAGCAAGAGACTAAGCACCAGCATGACACCAAATGTATATGTTTTCTATATATGAAACAATTTGATGTATTCATTCCCCAAACAAAGCTTGCATGTTTGGTTAGATCAGTCCAAACATTTGCTGTATGTAAGCAAGAGTAATTAGAATTAAAAATGCAGTAAGAGGTTCACCCATTTGTTTAACTTATTCAGTGTATTATGTTATAAATGACTTGAAGAATTATGCTACATGTAATGTTTTatattaaataatctaaaaattaACTGAGAGATGCCAAAGAAATACACAAGTTCCCTGGAAAGACAAGTGCATTTGAGAGGAATGTTTAGGAAGTTTATTGATTTGTACCAAACCAGGCAGATTATAATTTTACTACATTTTATAATGTTTGGATATTCTTAAAACAGTCATAGTAATGTCTTGGCGCTTGACTCATAGGGTTAATTAGAATCGGTTATCCCCATGATTGATCCTTGGAACTTTGAAAAACAGCATTCCCGTGACTTTGTCCTGGAAAATGTAATGAACACAGAAGGAAATGCATTCGCGAAGGTGCCTCCTGCTTGAAAAGGACTGACTTCTCATCTTCCAATGTCTTCCTTTTTAGGCATTGctactttttttttactttgtattTTAGTAACCTCAATAATAACTTTAAGCACATTACTTCTCTCTATCCAAAATGATTAAAATCAGACTATAAACATATACACAAAATGATAAAGAAAATGTGCACATATAAATGATAGATGCATCTGTTATATAGACACCAAGTTCCAACAGGCTATGCAACAATTTTTACTTTCTAACCTCCTTAAGACATGACATTCCCCAGTCACCAAACCTCATTACATTTTTCAGAATGATCAAACATCAAATTAATagatttttatatcttttaatatAGAGATAGTAAATCTATTCTATCTGTCTTTCAGTTCCGTGGGGTTGGCATGGGTTCTCTTTGCCTTTGCCTTTTGTAACCAGATACAGAGCTGAACAGCATCATCATTTAGAAACTGAACTGGGGGCAACTGCTTGCCCTGACAGGTTTCAGATCTCAAGTGATTATTTCTTAGGAATTCCCACAACTGTACCAGAAGTATTAGTTCTGCACAGAATGATTATAGTTATAATTATGAACAATTAttcacaatatttttaaaaatatattttaaaaaaaattatatgggcAGGTATACTTGGGATATATATAAAAGGCAGGAAAATTGACCTGAGCTCATAATGTTGCTATATTTCTTGAGCTTGTCTGGAGATTCCAGCAGGGGACTGCAGCTATTGTATACTCTTGTAtaaagaatggtacactctttctGTCTGGGATGGTTGTCCTTTTCCACCAAGTATGCAGCTTTGGGAGGGTTgcacatggagcagtgagggaggaaggggacacctgcctagccagccagatcaaccAAATCAGCCCTGGTGATCAGTGGGATGACAGTTGTCGCAGTCAGATTACCCTCACATACATTTctttaaaagtaataaaaataaccacAACAAATGTTCACAATTTCTCTTTGTGTGCGGCAATGTCATGCTGAATATATTCAAGACTAATAGTGCCCTTCTAAGCAGGTATGCCCCTTGAATTCCACTGAaaccaatgggcttagaaaggtataactctgcttagggtggcactgtTTGCCTTTGAATCCAAGTGTGACTGTTCCCCTGCTGCTAacatttcttcctccctccctccctctgaaatTCGAAATGAAGCACAAGCCATTTAGTCTTCCAAATACTGGGAGAGATGTTTCCACAGGCACAATAGCACACCTTCTTGCCCCCCACATGTCCTTTACTCTGTCTTGTCCCCCAACCCTAATGAAATTATTCCTTATACGTGTGTATGTCATAATTGCTAATACCtgccttgtgatttttttttgcatatgagTTGTGAAGAATAATATATTTAGAGTCATAATTTTGGAGTAAGTGATTAATCTAATTTTTTCTATTCATTTTATTTCTCTCCCGTACCCCCCTCTACCTCCTCAAGTCTTGACTTTGCACAAAGACAGCTCTGTTCTAAGTGGTCTCTACGGGAATAAATGGTGATTGGCAGAGAATACATTAACACAGAAAATATTTAACTTGAGGGTATAGCTTTGTAATTGTAGCTGTATATATGAGACAAAGCACACTGCACAGAATATTTTGAACATGCACAGTATTAtgtatataattttatttattgataTGTATTTGTTTCCAGTTGTCCACTGGAATGTGGAGCTGTTTTATTTAATCTTTTACAGCAACATCTAAATCACACAAAATCCCCTTTATAAATGTATGTATATCATTCATACATTTCCTGAACCATACATTGTGATAACAGCAGAAAAGTTTTCTAAAAGAGTTTAACTTACTCTTATTTTACATATTtagtaaaaataaaatgtaaactGATTCTTAAAAGTcagtgatagaatcatagagttggaagggacccccagtgtcatctagtccaacccctgcaccatgtagggaattcacaaacacctccccctaaattcacaggatctgcattgctgtcagatggtcatctaacctctgtttaaaaccttccaaggaaggagagcctaacagctcctgaggaagccatatatttaaactatatttgtAATATTTTTGTCCAAAAAAAAAGGCAGTCTGATACAACAGGATTTGCTCTGGAATAGGAATCCTTTCAGAGGTGGCATAAGAACTCTTGCACAAATGATAATGTCATCAACTCCATGCTCAAGAAACATAAACACAAGTACAAACAGATTATGAGAGCATGGATAACCAGGTACAGAAAACTCGATTCCAACTGCTTCTGAAATGTTCATTACTCTTTTgccctgcaggatcagagcaCATACCCTTGACCAAAGAATAGTACACTTCTTCTctctgggatggtcgtcctcttaCACTGAGTGTGCAGGTTTTGGAGGGacctgtgagggagggaggggacacccacctagccagccagatcagctgcatcaaccctggcgatcaatggaGTGACAGATGTTACAATCAGATCACCCTCACATCAATCCAAAAAGAAACTACAGATTTTCAACCTCCCTTGATTGGATGGATAAGTATTGTCCTAGTGGTTGCATTCTCCCAACCAACAGGAGAATCCTAATGTGCAAGGAACATCAAGGGGAGGGGGATGTATAAGAACTAGAAGAGTGTTGCTGCTCTTGCAAATCCATAGTTCACTACCATGTGCCTGTGTTATACACTATTGGTTGATACAGCAGAACATAATTACTGTCCCTGTGTCTCTCTTGGCTATTTCCAGGCAGTTATCAAACAGAGACAGGGGTAGAAGACAATAATGAACCCCAGTCACAATGCAGTGTCAGCCATCAGCTGCTACTGTGAGGTTGCTAACTCTAGCTGTTGCAAGCCTCTTAagaaagttatttatttataatttcaatCTATATGTTGTCCTTCCCTGAGTTCACAGGGCTCAAGGTGGttaacaaaaacaggaagtacaATATAAACTGGAATTGAAACAaacaagttaatttttttttaatttcaaaacatTAGACAGTGTCAACTAAATAGAGTATCCATTACTGTCCCACAAgtgtaggaatgaagactctcaacacgtgtattgaggaagtgaggaaagcttgcttgctctctgcaagtccttgttttatttatacatctctaCTG
Above is a window of Heteronotia binoei isolate CCM8104 ecotype False Entrance Well chromosome 7, APGP_CSIRO_Hbin_v1, whole genome shotgun sequence DNA encoding:
- the TCF24 gene encoding transcription factor 24, whose protein sequence is MDYRNVSENCRELPEPCSESSSLQPAGSGNNSCSSSLTGQRAGVTLGRPAAANAARERSRVQTLRHAFLELQRTLPSVPPDTKLSKLDVLLLATTYIAHLTRSLQDEEELPGESLSTLRGDGYLHPVKKWPMRSRLYIGATGQFLNHPMQTDNANQGETSANSQI